The DNA sequence TGCCTGGTCCTCGGAGAGGACGGCGCGGAGTTCGCTCTGGATGTCCGGGGTCCTGGCTTCCAGTTCCGGCACCCAGTCAAAGGCGGCCGGATCGTAGAACTGGATCTGGGGTAGGCCGGGGAAATAGTATCGGCGGGGTTCCTGAAGATAGACGGGCTGACGGCCGAGCAGGATGTCGAGGGACTGGTCAAAGCGGGCAGTGCGTTGCTGCGGCGGGATCAGGCCGTCCAGGCGCGCGGCATAGTCCGAGGCATAGTCCGCAAGCCGGGCCTGAGCGCGCTGCAGACCGGCCTGAACCGGCGCGGGCAAATTCGGCGCCTGCGCCGCAAGGGACAGGGCCGCGCGATAGGCGTCCGACGCAGAAGGCGTATCGCCGCCGGAATGGCTGACATCGCCGAGCAGGAGCAGGCTGCCCAGATCGGTCGGCGTGTCGGCCAGCACGGTGCGCAGGGCCGCAGCCGCGCCGGACCAGTCGCCGGAGCGGGCCCTGGCCAGGGCGGTCTGTCTGAGTTCGGTGAGTGAAAGCGCATCAGTCATGGCCGGAAGGTCGGACGTTTTGGGCCAGACCGTCAATAGGCGCGCCGGAACAGCCCTTCAGATGTGGACGAATCTGTCTGTCTCGGCTATCGGGCGCCATGACTGAGCAGAGACATGAACGCGCCCTCATTGTCGATTTCGGCAGCCAGGTGACGCAGCTGATTGCACGGCGCCTGCGCGAGAGCGGCGTCTATTGCGAAATTCACCCGTTCAACAAGGTCGACAAGGCGTTCCTGGAAGCCTATGGCCCGCAGGCGGTGATCCTGTCCGGTGGCCCGTCCAGCGTGACCTGGGAGGACAGCCCGCGCGCCGATGACGCGATTTTCGAGCTTGGCGTGCCGGTCCTTGGCATCTGCTACGGCCAGCAGGTGATGATGCAGCAATTGGGCGGCCGGGTGGAAAGCGGTACCAGCCGCGAGTTTGGCCGCGCCTTCATCGAGAAGGTCGTCGATGATCCGATCCTGTCAGACCTGTTCCATGCCGGCGACAGCGAGCAGGTCTGGATGAGCCATGGCGACCATGTCGCCGACATGGCGCCGGGCTTTGGCGTGATCGCGAAGTCGCCGGGCGCGCCCTATGCGATCATCTCCGATCCGGAACGCAAATTCTATGGCACGCAATTCCACCCGGAAGTCGTGCATACGGTGCATGGCCGCGAATTGCTGCGCAATTTCACGCATGGTGTGGCCGGCCTGAAGGGTGACTGGACCATGGCGGCCTATCGCGCCGAGGCCATCGAGAAGATCCGCGACCAGGTCGGCAAGGGCCGGGTGATCTGCGGCCTGTCAGGCGGTGTGGATTCCTCGGTTGCGGCCGTGCTGATTCATGAGGCCATCGGGGACCAGCTGACCTGTGTCTATGTCGATCACGGCCTGATGCGTCAGGGCGAGAGCGAGCAGGTCGTCAATCTGTTCCGCGAGCATTACAACATTCCGCTGGTGCATGTGGACGCATCCGACCTGTTCCTTGGCAAGCTGGATGGCGTGTCCGACCCCGAACGCAAGCGCAAGATCATTGGCGGCCTGTTCATCGACGTGTTCGAGGAAGAAGCGAAGAAGATCGGCGGAGCAGATTTCCTGGCGCAGGGCACTCTGTATCCGGACGTGATCGAGAGCGTGTCGGCGCTGGGCGGACCGAGCGTCACGATCAAGAGCCACCACAATGTTGGCGGCCTGCCGGAACGCATGAACATGAAGCTGGTCGAGCCGCTGCGTGAACTGTTCAAGGACGAGGTGCGCGCGCTGGGCCGGGAATTGGGCCTGCCGGAGAGCTTTATCGGGCGGCATCCATTCCCCGGGCCGGGCCTGGCCATCCGTATCCCGGGCGAGATCACGCGTGAGAAGGCCGACACGCTGCGCAAGGCCGATGCGATCTATATCGATGAGATCCGCAAGGCGGGCCTCTATGACGAGATCTGGCAGGCCTTCAGCGTGCTGCTGCCCGTCAATACGGTCGGCGTGATGGGGGACGAGCGGACTTATGAAGCCGTTCTGGCGTTGCGCGCGGTGACCTCAACCGACGGGATGACGGCGGACTATTACCCCTTCGAGCATGATTTCCTCGGCCGCGTGGCCACGCGCATCATCAATGAAGTCAAGGGCGTCAACCGTGTCGTCTATGACGTCACGAGCAAACCCCCCGGCACGATCGAGTGGGAATGATTTCATTTCTCTCGCGACCTTTCGAAATATTTCAAAAACGCCATTAAGTTCAACGACTTAATGGCGTTTTTCTTTCGACTCCTATCGCCAATTTTTACCGTCAAATGCGAGCCGGTGACGGTAAGGCTGACGGTATGCGTTCCCGGCACTTCCCTCTAAATTCGCATTTACCGTCATGCAGAAATGCGGGGTGACGGTAAAAATAGAGCCGTAGAACACTGAATATACAAAGAAAAAGGGAAATTTACCGTCGCATTTAGGATTGACGGTAAAAATGCCCGGAAAGGATGCCGCCGTGCTGACCGATGTCGCCATTAGAGCGCTGAAACCAAAGGAAAAACTCTACAAAGTGGGAGATCGGGACGGAATGTATGTCACGGTTTCCACTGTCGGAACGGTGACGTTTCGTATGGACTACCGCATCCATGGCAGGCGGGAGACGCTCACAATTGGACGCTACGGACATGGCGGCATCAGCCTCTCCGAGGCCCGCCACAGATGTATGGATGCCAAGCGGTTGATAGATGCTGGTGTTTCTCCGGCGAAGGAAAAGAAGCGTTCGAAAACGCGGCTAATGGAATCCGGCTCGTTTTCCG is a window from the Hyphomonas sp. genome containing:
- a CDS encoding aspartyl/asparaginyl beta-hydroxylase domain-containing protein, with protein sequence MTDALSLTELRQTALARARSGDWSGAAAALRTVLADTPTDLGSLLLLGDVSHSGGDTPSASDAYRAALSLAAQAPNLPAPVQAGLQRAQARLADYASDYAARLDGLIPPQQRTARFDQSLDILLGRQPVYLQEPRRYYFPGLPQIQFYDPAAFDWVPELEARTPDIQSELRAVLSEDQASFRPYIERTSGHLGGQDHHLLDNTDWSAFYLWKDGAKVEANCARCPVTTAALERVPLDFAEGKCPSVLFSVLKPGAHIPPHNGMVNTRLICHLPLIVPGPAWLRVGSETHHWQEGKIVIFDDTIEHEAKNEADQTRIVLLFDIWRPELTEQERNEVATLLGAIDTFSES
- the guaA gene encoding glutamine-hydrolyzing GMP synthase; translation: MTEQRHERALIVDFGSQVTQLIARRLRESGVYCEIHPFNKVDKAFLEAYGPQAVILSGGPSSVTWEDSPRADDAIFELGVPVLGICYGQQVMMQQLGGRVESGTSREFGRAFIEKVVDDPILSDLFHAGDSEQVWMSHGDHVADMAPGFGVIAKSPGAPYAIISDPERKFYGTQFHPEVVHTVHGRELLRNFTHGVAGLKGDWTMAAYRAEAIEKIRDQVGKGRVICGLSGGVDSSVAAVLIHEAIGDQLTCVYVDHGLMRQGESEQVVNLFREHYNIPLVHVDASDLFLGKLDGVSDPERKRKIIGGLFIDVFEEEAKKIGGADFLAQGTLYPDVIESVSALGGPSVTIKSHHNVGGLPERMNMKLVEPLRELFKDEVRALGRELGLPESFIGRHPFPGPGLAIRIPGEITREKADTLRKADAIYIDEIRKAGLYDEIWQAFSVLLPVNTVGVMGDERTYEAVLALRAVTSTDGMTADYYPFEHDFLGRVATRIINEVKGVNRVVYDVTSKPPGTIEWE